One part of the Streptomyces lydicus genome encodes these proteins:
- a CDS encoding helix-turn-helix domain-containing protein, which translates to MPTRTTPTVRQQRLGAELRKMRLAAGVTTEYAAGLLGIDRTRISNMEGGVRAVSPDRVRTLACNYACPDESYVEALVAMAANRERGWWERYRGTLAAGMLDIAELEWHAVRINTTQTVHVPGLCQTEDYARAVFTAVLPPPTRLEVELRVAHRMERQQVFERPEPLTYVAYVHEAALRMRFGGADAMRRQLRHLCHTSERDGIDVRVLPVDAGTFPGAGHALLYAEGIVPQLDTVQLDSAHGPEFTHAEAQLAKYRAHLDWMDNASLSATASRDFIRNIERSL; encoded by the coding sequence ATGCCGACCAGGACCACACCAACGGTGCGCCAGCAGCGGCTTGGTGCCGAACTGCGCAAGATGCGTCTCGCTGCCGGGGTCACCACCGAGTACGCCGCAGGGCTGTTGGGCATCGACCGGACGCGGATCTCCAATATGGAGGGTGGCGTCAGGGCCGTCTCCCCTGACCGTGTGCGCACTCTGGCCTGCAACTACGCCTGCCCGGACGAGTCGTACGTCGAAGCCCTGGTGGCCATGGCCGCGAACCGGGAGCGCGGCTGGTGGGAGAGGTACCGGGGCACGCTCGCCGCCGGCATGCTGGACATCGCGGAGCTCGAATGGCATGCCGTGCGCATCAACACAACGCAGACAGTCCATGTTCCGGGGCTGTGCCAGACCGAGGACTACGCCCGCGCTGTCTTTACCGCCGTCTTGCCGCCGCCGACACGGCTCGAAGTCGAATTGCGGGTCGCCCACCGAATGGAGCGCCAGCAGGTCTTCGAGCGGCCTGAGCCGCTCACCTACGTGGCGTACGTCCACGAGGCGGCGCTTCGCATGAGGTTCGGCGGAGCAGACGCGATGCGTCGTCAGCTCAGGCATTTGTGCCACACGTCCGAACGCGACGGTATCGACGTGCGGGTCCTCCCGGTGGATGCGGGCACATTCCCCGGTGCTGGACATGCTCTCCTGTATGCCGAAGGCATCGTTCCGCAGCTCGACACCGTGCAGCTGGACTCTGCCCACGGCCCGGAATTCACGCACGCCGAAGCTCAGCTTGCGAAGTACCGCGCCCACCTTGACTGGATGGACAACGCGTCGCTGTCGGCCACGGCTTCCCGTGACTTCATCCGCAACATCGAGCGCTCACTCTAG